DNA from Terriglobales bacterium:
GAAGAGCTGATCGACCAGCTGGGGCTGGGGCTCATCCGGCGAAACCGCGGGTATGCGCTGTCGGGGGGCGAGCGGCGCAGGGTCGAGATCGCCCGCTGTTTGTGCATCCAGCCGAAGTTCATCCTGCTGGACGAGCCGTTCTCGGGCATCGACCCGATCGCGGTGCTGGACCTGCAGAAGATCATTTTCGACCTCAAGGCGGGTGGGATCGGGGTGCTGATCACCGACCACAACGTCCGCGAGACGCTCTCGGTGACGGACCGCGCCTACATCATCAACGAGGGGCGCATCTTCCGGGCGGGCACGCCGGAGCAGCTCGGGAACGACCCGGAGGTCAAGCGGGTGTACCTGGGCGAGAGCTTTACGCTGGTATAGCGGCAG
Protein-coding regions in this window:
- the lptB gene encoding LPS export ABC transporter ATP-binding protein; its protein translation is MLTLATDEIGKSYKGRRVVNGVSLNIHEAEVVGLLGPNGAGKTTTFYMIVGLIPPDTGRILMDQEEITDVPMYLRAREYGISYLPQEPSVFRKLTVEENIMAVLEAQPISWHERRERMEELIDQLGLGLIRRNRGYALSGGERRRVEIARCLCIQPKFILLDEPFSGIDPIAVLDLQKIIFDLKAGGIGVLITDHNVRETLSVTDRAYIINEGRIFRAGTPEQLGNDPEVKRVYLGESFTLV